From the genome of Methanocorpusculum sp., one region includes:
- a CDS encoding MoxR family ATPase, translating to MTDAQNLNNIHTFHEQLKERLHQCIIGYDDLMDLLTIAFLSDGALLMEGVPGTAKTTLCKFFAQNIGGKFGRLQGAVDILPMDVIGVQKYHQDKNTFTFSEGPVFSNLFLVDEINRMTPKAQGALLEALAERQVTIDNKTIHLPEPFIVIATQNPYEMEGTFNLIESQKDRFTLSYRIKHLDVEDEVSVLRKGMGSGLDLNTYIFDAPLISDPTEILKMQETVRSIYASDDILSYIGDLVEATRHHNDVRLGISTRGSLALLRSAMACAAIYGRDYVIPDDVKYIAPFAFAHRIILKRESALGGVSIEKIIAEILGTVPVR from the coding sequence ATGACAGACGCGCAGAACCTTAATAACATACACACATTTCATGAACAGCTGAAGGAACGACTGCATCAATGCATCATCGGGTATGACGACCTGATGGATCTTCTGACCATTGCATTTCTCAGTGATGGCGCTCTTCTCATGGAAGGGGTCCCGGGAACTGCAAAGACCACGCTGTGTAAATTCTTTGCGCAGAACATCGGCGGCAAATTCGGCCGCCTGCAGGGTGCGGTCGATATCCTTCCAATGGACGTTATCGGCGTCCAAAAGTATCATCAGGACAAGAATACCTTCACCTTCTCGGAAGGTCCCGTCTTCTCCAATCTCTTCCTCGTTGACGAGATCAACCGGATGACGCCCAAGGCGCAGGGTGCTCTCCTTGAAGCCCTCGCCGAACGTCAGGTAACGATCGACAATAAAACCATCCACCTCCCAGAACCGTTCATTGTCATCGCGACCCAGAACCCGTATGAGATGGAAGGTACTTTCAACCTCATCGAGTCGCAGAAGGACCGGTTCACCCTCAGTTACCGGATCAAACACCTGGATGTCGAGGACGAAGTCTCCGTTCTCAGAAAAGGTATGGGCAGCGGTCTCGATTTAAATACCTACATATTCGATGCCCCACTCATCAGTGACCCGACCGAGATCCTGAAAATGCAGGAGACGGTCAGATCAATCTATGCAAGCGACGACATCCTCTCCTACATTGGCGATCTCGTCGAAGCCACCAGACACCACAATGATGTCAGGCTCGGCATCAGCACGCGTGGATCCCTTGCTCTCCTGCGGAGCGCAATGGCATGTGCCGCGATCTATGGTCGTGACTACGTTATTCCCGACGATGTCAAATATATCGCTCCTTTTGCATTCGCTCACCGCATCATCCTCAAACGCGAATCGGCACTCGGCGGAGTATCGATCGAGAAGATAATTGCTGAGATCCTTGGGACCGTCCCGGTGAGATGA
- a CDS encoding DUF58 domain-containing protein, which translates to MRPTLLTGFLLLFCLVCFVYAWMMNAGEAAAAGLGILVFLAVRAFIFQTELRGLAVSLSVTRDADKTILHQSSIVNIRSSITAVTKHLTASFEDVFPAGAVLTAGSPRFTEGRASYSLNLPVIGDSFFQGVRITCSDMFFMSTLLVGRDAEQPKLTMYPTGIAATHHAVGHGAGWSAQEYDRPALIAGFDTRTMRPYSEGDSIRDLDWKLSGKHQELYVRLRMDASGGLPALLIDLPQRGASEELCLHFAETVVGVLENLKTGEEYPVIFISGAMYLDTIRSGESDKIIAMLKEAGTIYAPEYLYRLRHPSVIRRSTERGHQLSDQERRIEGLIRLYAGRYPTDFERTVRNISASLENETHITYVTAAHGDLSHMTYLIHETHKNERHATVFVVGSAGTPREAEIRNAFTLAGADVVEMI; encoded by the coding sequence ATGCGTCCCACACTGCTGACCGGCTTCCTCCTGCTTTTTTGCCTGGTCTGTTTTGTCTATGCATGGATGATGAACGCTGGAGAAGCTGCAGCTGCGGGACTTGGGATCCTGGTCTTTCTTGCAGTCCGGGCGTTCATCTTCCAGACCGAACTTCGCGGCCTTGCCGTCTCCCTCTCCGTCACCCGTGATGCTGACAAAACCATCCTGCATCAGAGCTCCATCGTCAACATCAGATCCTCGATAACTGCCGTCACAAAACATCTGACCGCTTCGTTCGAAGACGTGTTCCCGGCAGGGGCCGTTCTCACTGCAGGCTCTCCCCGGTTCACCGAAGGCCGGGCATCTTACTCGCTCAACCTCCCGGTGATCGGCGACTCCTTTTTCCAGGGGGTCCGGATCACCTGCAGCGATATGTTTTTCATGAGCACGCTCCTTGTCGGACGTGACGCAGAGCAGCCGAAGCTCACTATGTATCCGACCGGCATCGCTGCGACCCATCATGCCGTCGGTCACGGGGCCGGGTGGAGTGCACAGGAGTATGACCGCCCCGCCCTCATCGCAGGATTCGACACCAGGACCATGCGCCCCTACTCCGAGGGGGACAGTATCCGGGATCTCGACTGGAAACTCTCAGGAAAACATCAGGAGCTGTATGTCCGGCTGAGAATGGATGCATCCGGCGGTCTTCCTGCTCTCCTTATCGATCTTCCTCAAAGGGGCGCTTCAGAGGAGCTCTGCCTGCATTTTGCCGAAACGGTCGTCGGCGTTCTGGAAAACCTCAAAACTGGTGAGGAGTATCCGGTGATCTTCATTTCGGGCGCCATGTATCTCGACACGATCCGCTCCGGAGAGAGCGACAAGATCATCGCGATGCTTAAAGAGGCTGGGACCATCTATGCGCCCGAATATCTGTACAGGCTGCGTCACCCCTCCGTTATCAGAAGAAGCACAGAGCGCGGTCATCAGTTGTCAGATCAGGAGCGCCGCATCGAGGGACTTATCCGGCTGTATGCCGGCCGATACCCGACCGACTTTGAACGCACCGTTCGAAACATCTCAGCTTCTCTCGAAAATGAAACGCATATCACCTATGTCACAGCGGCACACGGAGACCTGAGTCATATGACCTACCTCATACATGAGACACACAAGAATGAACGGCATGCAACGGTTTTTGTCGTCGGCTCCGCCGGCACTCCGCGTGAAGCGGAGATCCGTAACGCCTTTACCCTTGCCGGAGCAGATGTCGTGGAGATGATCTGA
- a CDS encoding DUF4350 domain-containing protein has translation MKKRVIIALLLLLVAGLIVTAQFATTDDEYSRYNINWNGTSDFFGLAADEKFVYSYDDLRSAESGGTLLIIAPGTDFTGLADYIYQGNTVIIADQSGNANIFLEQIASSIRVHNEQVRSTSMEYKDMGIFRGTVVGDLFGSNVTTLTFNYPGYLTGGDIIAATSYLSWIDTNANNIPDSNESLKVYSLIASENIGNGRVIVIADPSVFINSMLVRTNTENMQVINALLEEDLIIDQTNSATTSGGGLCPLLQTMHRYPALGTILITILFILAAVIGIRRLHQ, from the coding sequence ATGAAAAAACGAGTCATCATAGCCCTCCTCCTCCTTCTCGTTGCCGGACTGATAGTGACCGCACAGTTTGCCACGACCGACGACGAATACAGCCGGTACAACATCAACTGGAACGGCACCTCCGACTTCTTCGGACTGGCAGCCGATGAAAAATTTGTTTACAGCTATGATGATCTCCGCTCTGCGGAGTCGGGCGGCACGCTCCTGATCATCGCACCCGGCACTGACTTTACCGGCCTTGCAGACTACATCTATCAGGGCAACACCGTCATTATTGCCGACCAAAGCGGAAATGCCAACATCTTCCTTGAACAGATAGCGAGTTCCATCCGTGTCCATAATGAACAGGTCCGGTCCACCAGCATGGAGTACAAAGACATGGGAATTTTCCGAGGGACGGTCGTTGGTGACCTTTTTGGATCCAATGTCACGACACTCACTTTCAACTACCCCGGCTACCTCACCGGCGGCGACATCATCGCCGCAACATCCTATCTCTCATGGATAGACACCAATGCAAACAACATCCCTGACAGCAACGAATCACTGAAAGTTTATTCCCTTATCGCATCAGAAAATATAGGTAATGGTCGTGTCATTGTCATTGCTGATCCCTCGGTCTTCATCAACAGTATGCTTGTGCGTACAAACACCGAAAATATGCAGGTCATCAATGCCCTTCTCGAGGAGGACCTCATAATTGACCAGACCAACTCTGCAACGACCTCTGGCGGCGGACTCTGTCCTCTTCTTCAGACGATGCACAGATACCCTGCTCTTGGGACCATCCTCATAACCATTCTTTTCATCCTTGCAGCCGTGATCGGCATACGGAGACTCCATCAATGA